In Embleya scabrispora, the DNA window CGCGCTGGACCTCGTCCTGGGTCTGCTCACCGACCCGGCACGCACCGACGCCGACCCCGTCCCGGTACGCATCTCCCTGGCCGACTGGAACACCGAACTCCCCCTGGCCACATGGCTCACCGACCAGGTCCACCGGCGCTTCCGCGACCGGGGCATCAGCGCGGCCGACGCCGCCACCCTGGTCGAGCGGCACCGGATCCTCCCGGTCCTGGACGGCCTGGACGAGATGGACGCCGACACCACCGCCGTGCCGCGCCGCCGCGCCGTGGCCGCGCTGCGGCACCTCAACGCCTACCAGGACGCGGGCGGCAGCGCGCCCGTCGTGCTCACCTGCCGCACCGCGCAGTATCGCCAACTGGCCGCGCTCGACGTACGGATGCGCGAGGCGGCCCGCATCGAGATCGACCCGATCACCCCCGCACAGGCCGACGCCTACCTGACCAGCCGCAGCACCGACCCCACCCGTTGGCAACCGGTCGTGGCCGCCCTGTACGCCGCGCCGACGGGCACCCTCGCCCGCTCCCTCGACACCCCCTGGCGCCTCAACCTCGCCACCACCGTCCACGAGGAACGCGACCCCGACACGCTGCTCCCGGTACACGACCCGGCGGACCTGTGCGCCCTGGCCTCCCCCGGCGTGGTCCGCGACCACCTGCTCGGCCACTACCTGCCCGCCGCCGTCCGCCGACACCCCACCCGGCCCGGCCGGCACAGTCCCGAGCAGACCCACCGCCGGCTCGCCGAACTCGCCGGCCACCTCGCCCGCACGACGCCGACCCCCGGCACCGACCTCGTTCTGCACGAGTTGTGGCCCATGGCCGGCCGCCTGCGCGTGCGCGTCGCCGACGCACTCGCCGCACTCCTGACGATCGCGATCCTCGGCACCCTGGCCCTGGCGCTCGTCGGCTTCTCCGCAAGCGAGCCGAGCGACGCCGCCATACCGGCCCTGGGCGCCCTGGCCGCTGTGGTGCTCGCAGCCCGTGCCACGATCCCGGAACCCAAAATCATGCGCCTGCACCGGCTGTACGTCTCCGGCTCCTACCGCGTCCGGGTCATTGCCGGCGTCCTGACGGGCGTGTTCGTGATCGTGCTCGCGGTCGCCGTCGCGATCCGGTTCGCCGGCGGGTTCGTGGGAACGATCGCGGAAGGGGTCGTGATCGCGCTCGGGGTCGGCGGCACGGCGGGTCTGGTGGTGGCATTTGCGGGGCCCCTGACCGACGCTCCTCCCAACGACCCCCGCCGTCCGGTGCGGGACGATCTTGTGGTCGGGCTCGCGTTCGGGGTCGGGGTCGGGTTCACGTACGGGCTCGTGTTCGGAATTACCGCGGGCTTCGTGGGCGGGCTCACCACCGGGTTGGCGATCGGCCTCCCGGTCGGTCCGTACCTGTTCGCGGGCGCCGGCCGCCGCTACCTCGTATTCCTGTGCTGCGCCCGGCGCCGACTGCCTTGGCGCCTGGGCGCGTTCCTGCACTGGTCCTACGACGCCGGCCTGCTGCGCATCTCCGGCACGGCCTACCAATTCCGCCACCGCGAACTCCAGGAGTGGCTCGCAACCCACCCCGACCCCTGACCCGAACCCACCGAAGGCCCCACGGCCGAGGCCCCGGGAGCGTTCGGCTCTCGGGGCCTCGGTGCGGGGGTGCCTTCGGGTCAGTTCGGCCAGTTGCCGTGGCCGCCTCTCAGGTCGCCGCCCATGAGCGGGTTGCTGCCGCTGCCGCCGCCCTGGTTGTTGCCGCCGGACGGGGGCGGGCTGCTGGTGCCCGTGTTGCCGCCCGGGGTGCCCGTGGCCGGAGGGGCCGTGGTGGCCGGGGCCGGGCCCTTGGAGACGGTCAGGTTGATCGTGCCGCCCTCGTTGACCTTCGAGCCCGCGTTCTCGCTCTGCTTGAACACCTGGCCGGCCGGCTTCTCCGTCGTGTACTGGTCGGAGGACTTGGTGACCTTGAACCCGAGGTTCTCCAGCTTGGCCTTGGCGTCGTCGTAGCTCAGGCCGATCACCTGCGGCACCTGCACCTGCGTCTTGCCGGTGAAGATGTTGAGGGTGACCTTGTCGCCCTCGTTCAACTCGGCACCCGCGTCGGGGCTGGTCGAGCAGACGGTGTCCCGGGTGCAGTTGGTCAGCGTCTGGCTGCGCACGGGGTCGGCCAGGAGGCCGGCGTCCTTGAGCTTCTTGGTCGCGTCCTCCTCGGAGGCGCCCTTGAGGCCCGGCGGGACGGTGGTCTTCTTCGGGCCGCCGAAGGCCCAGACCTGGATGGTGTCGCCCTTCTTGGCGCTGCCTCCGGCCGTCGGGGTCTGCTTGCAGATGGTCCCCTTGGTCCCGGTGGCGTCCTTGGGGCACTGCGACGGGTCGTTGTTCATGTTGATCTTGAACCCGGCGTTGTCCACCGCCTTGGTGGCTTCCTCCAGGGTCTTGCCGGTCAGGGTGGGCACCGCCGCCGACTTGTCCTCGCCGTCGCCCATCAGGGTCTTGCCGATGAAGAAGGCGGCGACCAACACCGCGATGCAGGCCAGCGCCAGCAGGATCCAGGCACCGCCCCGGGACTTCTTCGGCTCGTCCCGGCGGCGGTCGTTGTCGTCGAGTTCGTACTGCCCGCCGGCCGGGCCCTGACCGTGTGCCGGGATGACCTGGGTCGCCCCGCCCGCCGTCGGCGGCAGGTACTGCGTCGCCGGGTCGGCCCCCATCGGCGCGGCCATCACGCTCGGCGCGCCCACCGGCAGGCCGTGCAGCGCCCGCTCGATGTCGGCGCGCATCTCGTCGGCGCTCTGGTACCGGTTGTCCGGGTTCTTCGCCAGCGACTTGAGCACGATCGAGTCGATGGTCGGCGAGACCTCCGGGTCGAACGTGCTCGGCGGCAGCGGGTCCTCGCGGACGTGCTGATAGGCCACCGCGACCGGGGAGTCACCGATGAACGGCGGGCGTTCGGTCAGCAGTTCGTAGAGCAGGCAGCCGGTGGAGTACAGGTCGGTCCGGGCGTCCACGGTCTCGCCGCGGGCCTGCTCCGGGGACAGGTACTGGGCGGTGCCGATCACGGCCGCGGTCTGCGTCATGGTCATGCCGTTGTCGGCCATGGACCGCGCGATGCCGAAGTCCATCACCTTGACCGTGCCCTGCCGCGTCAGCATGACGTTGGCGGGCTTGATGTCGCGGTGGATGATCCCGTTGCGGTGGCTGTACTCCAGCGCCTGGAGCACGCCGGCGGTCATCTCCAGAGCCCGTTCCGGCAGCAGCCGGCGGCCGGAGTGCAGCAGCTCGCGCAGCGTCGAGCCGTCCACGTACTCCATCACGATGTACGGGATCGAGATCCCGTCGATGTAGTCCTCGCCGGTGTCGTAGACCGCGACGATCGCCGGGTGGTTCAACGAGGCGGCCGACTGCGCCTCGCGGCGGAACCGGGCCTGGAACGTTGGGTCACGGGCGAGATCGGCGCGCAGTGTCTTGACCGCCACACTGCGTCCCAGACGAATGTCACGGCCCATGTACACCTCGGCCATGCCACCACGGCCGAGGACCGCGCCGATCTCGTACCGGTCGCCGAGGCGACGCGGCTCTTCCATAACTTCCAGCCCTTCCCTTACCGGTCCACGGCCTTCGGTCTTCGGCCGGCCGGTACCGCGGCGATTGCCCCGACGGTCCGGCACGTTCTCCGACACGGTACCGGTGTGGCGGCCCGGCGGGCCGTCACACCCGAGCCACGAGGGCACGTCGATATCTGATTGCAGTAGTGCTCGGAGTGACTATCGGGGTGATCGTGTGCCATGGCTCACTTCTTGACCACGGCTTCCATGATCGCCTTGGCGATCGGGCCGGCGAGCTGGCCCCCGGCGATGTCGCTGCGGTCGATCTCGGTGTCCGGCTCCACCACGACCGCGACGGCCACACTCTTGCCGTCCGGGCCCTTGGCGTACGAGACGAACCACGCGTACGGCTTCTTGCCGTTGTTGAACCCCTGCTGCGCGGTGCCGGTCTTGCCGCCGACCTCGACGCCCGGGATCGCGGCCGGCTTGCCGGTGCCGTCCTTGACGACGGCCTGCATCATGTCCCGCAGCTGTGCCGAGACCTCGGGCGAGACCGCCTCGCTGATCATCTGCGGTTGGGTCTTCTCCAGCACCGAGAGGTTCTGCGCCCGCAACTCGTCCACCACGTACGGCTTCATCACCTTGCCGTTGTTGGCGATCCCGGCGGCGACCATGGCCATCTCGATCGGGGTGGCCGCCACGCTCTCCTGGCCGATCGAGGCCCGCATGAGCTGTCCGCCGTCGTTGCTGCCCGGGAACAGGCTGGGCTTGGCCCGCGTGGGGATGTCGAGCGGATTGGTGTTGACACCCTTGCCGAAGTTGTTGAAGCCGAACTTCTCGGCCTGCTCCTTGAGCTTCGCCTCGCCGACGTCGGTGCCGAGCTGGGCGAAGACGGTGTTGCAGGACAGTTCGAGCGCCCGCTGCAGGGTGGCGCCGATGCAGCCCTGGTGCGAGGCCTCGCTCAGGCCCTGGTTCGAGGACGGGTAGAACAGCGTGTCGCCCTTGAGCGGGACCGCCGGCGCCTCGTTCGGCTTGGCCTTGCCCTCGGACAGCGCCGCCGCCGCGGTGATCAGCTTGAAGGTCGACCCGGGCGGATAGGTGTAGCGCAGCGCCCGGTTGTCCATCGGCATCTTCGGGTCGAACTTGGTGTCCGGCTTCTTCAGCTTCGGATTGGTGTCCAGGGTCATCTGGTCATACGCCTCGGCCACCGCGTTGCGGTCGTTCTGGGCCAGCACGTTCGGGTCGTAGGACGGCGTGCTGACCATCGCCAGCACCTTGCCGGTGTCCGGGTCGAGCGCCACCGCCGCGCCGGTCTTGTCCTTGAGGCCGTTGTACGCGGCCTCCTGCGCCTTGGCGTTGATCGTCAGCGCGACGTTGCCGCCCCGGGTGCCCTTGTTGGTGACCGTGTCGAGCACCTTGCGCACGAACAGCCGGCTGTCCTTGCCGCTGAGGATGTCGTCGTCGAGGTTCTCCAGCAGGTTGCTGCCGACGAACGGCGAGATGTAGCCGGTGACCGGCGCGTACATCGGGCCGAACTCGTACTTGCGCAGGAACTCGTACTGTTTGTCGTCGGTCTTGACCGAGCTGGTGATCGGCTTGTTCTCGACCAGGAAGTCGCCTCGCGGATGCGAGTACTTCTCGTAGATCGCCCGCTTGTTGTGGCTGTTGTTCGCGTAGTCGTCGGCCTTGACGACCTGGACCCAGTTGGCCCGCAGCATCAGTGCCGCGACCAGGATCAGACAGAAGACGGAGACCCGCCTCAACGGTTTGTTCACGGTGTTTCCCTCCCCTGGACGTGCGGTGCGGCGGTCACGGGTTCGGCCCGCCGGAGCCGCCCTGGCCCGGAGGGCCGAATGGAGCTCCGCCACCGGGGTTCGGCGGGGGGACGAATGGTCTGGGTGGCGTTCCGGAGCCGCCCGGAGGCGGGCTGCCGGGGCCACCGGGGGCGCTCGGCACCCCGCCCGCCACGGTCAGCGCCTCGGGATCGGGAGCCGAGGAACCGTCGGCGGGCGTCGCGCTCGGCGGCGGGGTGGTGCCCCCGGCCGGAGTGCCGTCGCGGCCCGAGGCGTGCGAGCCGCGACGAGGAGCAACTCCCGCGCCCGGGTCGAAGGTTCCGGCGGGCGGTGCGGGCCGGCGGGCGGTGTCGCTGATCCGGATCAGGATCGCCACCAGCGCCCAGTTGGTGATCACGGACGAGCCGCCCTGGGCCAGGAACGGCATCGTCATACCGGTCAGCGGGATCAGGCCGGTGACACCGCCCGCGACCACGAAGACCTGGAGCGCGATGGTGACCGACAGACCGGCCGCGAGCAGCTTGCCGAACGGGTCGCGCGCGGCCAGCGAGGTACGCAGACCACGCTCGATCAGCAGCGCGTACACCATGAAGATGGCCATCATCCCGGCCAGGCCCAACTCCTCGCCGACCGTGGTCAGGATGAAGTCGCTGCGCGCGGCGAAGCCGATCTCGGTCGGGTGGCCCTGGTTGAGGCCGGTGCCGAGCAGGCCGCCGGTGCCGTAGCCGAACAGGGCCTGGGCCAGCTGCTCGGACTGTACCGACCCGCTGCCGTTGTAGGCGGCCAGCGGATCCAGCCAGGCCGCCACGCGGTCGTGCACGTGCGGTTCGAGCGTGCCGACCACGACCGCGCCGCCGATGGCCATGAACAGACCGAACAGCAGCCAACTCGTGCGCTCGGTGGCCACGTAGAGCATGACCACGAACAGCCCGAAGAACAGCAGCGAGGTGCCGAGGTCGCGCTCGAACACCAGGATCAGGATGCTCAGCAGCCACACCACCACGATCGGGCCCATGTCCCGACCGCGCGGGAAGTACAGCCCCATCACCTTGCGGCTGGCCAGCGCGAGCGCGTCGCGTTTGGCCATCAGGTAACCCGCGAAGAAGATCGTCAGCACGATCTTGGTGAACTCGCCGGGCTGGAAGTTGAACGGGCCGAGCCGGATCCAGATCTTCGCGCCGTACATGTCGCCCGGGAACGGGATCGGCGACACGAGCAGGACCAGCGCGAGCGCCATGAACGTGTACGTGTAGCGCTGGAGCAGCCGGTGGTCCTTCAGGAGCACCACGATGCCCACGAACAGCCCGATGCCGATCGCCGAGTACATCAGCTGCGAACCGGCCGCCGCGGTGCCGTGCCTGCCGCCCAGGCCGATGCCCTTGACGATGTCCAGGTCGAGCCGATTGATGAACATCAGGCCCATGCCGTTGAGGAACGTGGCCAACGGCAGCAGCAGCGGGTCGGCGTACGGCGCGAACTTGCGGACCAGCAGGTGCGCGATTCCCGCGAAGACGCCGAGGCCGAAGCCGTACTTGATCACGCTGCCCATGGGCAGTGACCCGTCCCCCGCCAGTCCCACGTTGGCGTAGGCCAGCATCGGCACCAGGACCGCGAATCCGAGCATCATCAACTCGGTGTTGCGGCGATTCGGTGCGGCTTGGGGGGTGATCGTCGTGTTGCTCACGGCGCTCCCCTCAGTTCGTTCCGGCG includes these proteins:
- a CDS encoding NACHT domain-containing protein; protein product: MGRARTGRAALIYLVLQVVAVALALWMSKQFQVARLSATAVTLTPTLPGAYLAWLAYRDDRREGADPNAKAEVLAAAVRAEETRQRAQLTGDGAHRIDLAFRYHREPANNATGAAAGGRLSTVTDYYRGVRPARLVVTGAPGAGKTVLALDLVLGLLTDPARTDADPVPVRISLADWNTELPLATWLTDQVHRRFRDRGISAADAATLVERHRILPVLDGLDEMDADTTAVPRRRAVAALRHLNAYQDAGGSAPVVLTCRTAQYRQLAALDVRMREAARIEIDPITPAQADAYLTSRSTDPTRWQPVVAALYAAPTGTLARSLDTPWRLNLATTVHEERDPDTLLPVHDPADLCALASPGVVRDHLLGHYLPAAVRRHPTRPGRHSPEQTHRRLAELAGHLARTTPTPGTDLVLHELWPMAGRLRVRVADALAALLTIAILGTLALALVGFSASEPSDAAIPALGALAAVVLAARATIPEPKIMRLHRLYVSGSYRVRVIAGVLTGVFVIVLAVAVAIRFAGGFVGTIAEGVVIALGVGGTAGLVVAFAGPLTDAPPNDPRRPVRDDLVVGLAFGVGVGFTYGLVFGITAGFVGGLTTGLAIGLPVGPYLFAGAGRRYLVFLCCARRRLPWRLGAFLHWSYDAGLLRISGTAYQFRHRELQEWLATHPDP
- the pknB gene encoding Stk1 family PASTA domain-containing Ser/Thr kinase, whose product is MEEPRRLGDRYEIGAVLGRGGMAEVYMGRDIRLGRSVAVKTLRADLARDPTFQARFRREAQSAASLNHPAIVAVYDTGEDYIDGISIPYIVMEYVDGSTLRELLHSGRRLLPERALEMTAGVLQALEYSHRNGIIHRDIKPANVMLTRQGTVKVMDFGIARSMADNGMTMTQTAAVIGTAQYLSPEQARGETVDARTDLYSTGCLLYELLTERPPFIGDSPVAVAYQHVREDPLPPSTFDPEVSPTIDSIVLKSLAKNPDNRYQSADEMRADIERALHGLPVGAPSVMAAPMGADPATQYLPPTAGGATQVIPAHGQGPAGGQYELDDNDRRRDEPKKSRGGAWILLALACIAVLVAAFFIGKTLMGDGEDKSAAVPTLTGKTLEEATKAVDNAGFKINMNNDPSQCPKDATGTKGTICKQTPTAGGSAKKGDTIQVWAFGGPKKTTVPPGLKGASEEDATKKLKDAGLLADPVRSQTLTNCTRDTVCSTSPDAGAELNEGDKVTLNIFTGKTQVQVPQVIGLSYDDAKAKLENLGFKVTKSSDQYTTEKPAGQVFKQSENAGSKVNEGGTINLTVSKGPAPATTAPPATGTPGGNTGTSSPPPSGGNNQGGGSGSNPLMGGDLRGGHGNWPN
- a CDS encoding peptidoglycan D,D-transpeptidase FtsI family protein, coding for MNKPLRRVSVFCLILVAALMLRANWVQVVKADDYANNSHNKRAIYEKYSHPRGDFLVENKPITSSVKTDDKQYEFLRKYEFGPMYAPVTGYISPFVGSNLLENLDDDILSGKDSRLFVRKVLDTVTNKGTRGGNVALTINAKAQEAAYNGLKDKTGAAVALDPDTGKVLAMVSTPSYDPNVLAQNDRNAVAEAYDQMTLDTNPKLKKPDTKFDPKMPMDNRALRYTYPPGSTFKLITAAAALSEGKAKPNEAPAVPLKGDTLFYPSSNQGLSEASHQGCIGATLQRALELSCNTVFAQLGTDVGEAKLKEQAEKFGFNNFGKGVNTNPLDIPTRAKPSLFPGSNDGGQLMRASIGQESVAATPIEMAMVAAGIANNGKVMKPYVVDELRAQNLSVLEKTQPQMISEAVSPEVSAQLRDMMQAVVKDGTGKPAAIPGVEVGGKTGTAQQGFNNGKKPYAWFVSYAKGPDGKSVAVAVVVEPDTEIDRSDIAGGQLAGPIAKAIMEAVVKK
- a CDS encoding FtsW/RodA/SpoVE family cell cycle protein gives rise to the protein MSNTTITPQAAPNRRNTELMMLGFAVLVPMLAYANVGLAGDGSLPMGSVIKYGFGLGVFAGIAHLLVRKFAPYADPLLLPLATFLNGMGLMFINRLDLDIVKGIGLGGRHGTAAAGSQLMYSAIGIGLFVGIVVLLKDHRLLQRYTYTFMALALVLLVSPIPFPGDMYGAKIWIRLGPFNFQPGEFTKIVLTIFFAGYLMAKRDALALASRKVMGLYFPRGRDMGPIVVVWLLSILILVFERDLGTSLLFFGLFVVMLYVATERTSWLLFGLFMAIGGAVVVGTLEPHVHDRVAAWLDPLAAYNGSGSVQSEQLAQALFGYGTGGLLGTGLNQGHPTEIGFAARSDFILTTVGEELGLAGMMAIFMVYALLIERGLRTSLAARDPFGKLLAAGLSVTIALQVFVVAGGVTGLIPLTGMTMPFLAQGGSSVITNWALVAILIRISDTARRPAPPAGTFDPGAGVAPRRGSHASGRDGTPAGGTTPPPSATPADGSSAPDPEALTVAGGVPSAPGGPGSPPPGGSGTPPRPFVPPPNPGGGAPFGPPGQGGSGGPNP